ACAGATTATTGCAGCACGCAGGATGCTGTTACCCAAAATGGATTAAATGGATTTTCTTTAGCTTTTTCAATTTCAAAAGCAAATGCTCCAAATCGCCCTCCTATCGCTATCCCTGGTGAAAATAAATCGGCAAAGATCGGTGAAGTCGTAAGCATTATCGGTGCAGGAAAAGACGAAGATAAAGACGACACAATTCAAAATTATTCATGGCGACAGATTGCAGGATCGCCGGTAGAAATTTCCGATTATTCCAATTCGACCATCTCCTTTACTCCAGCAGAAATCGGAACTTATATATTTGATCTGCAAGTCGGTGATGGAAAAGTAAAAAGCGAACCGGAAAAAGTTACGATAGAAGTAGCAAGTGAAAATGCCCTTAATACGGAAAATTTCCCTTTTGGAGAAAAAAAATTAAGTTGGAAGGGCTCGCATTCAAATGCCGAATGTATTATCGTGGAAGATTCTACAATGTCAAAACGAGGGAGCTATGTAGGGCATTTCAATAATATTGGAGCAAAAGTATTTGAGTCTGCAACTATAGGAGAAAGTCGAGATGATTTTTCGGTTTCTGCCAAATTTTATCTCGAAAAACCATGGAACAATGACTTAGTTTATAGGGGTTTTGTAATTCGAGCGGAAAATGTTGAAGGCGAAATTTCAAAAAGCAAATCAGTAAAAGCCTACAGATATGCATTCGTAAGGGATGGAAGACAAATTAAATTAGATTATTTCACGGATTCTTGGCATGATATAAAAACCTTTCAAAAAGGAAAGGATTATATTTTGAATAACTCAAATTGGCACACGCTCAGAATTACACTAATCGGAAATAAATTTTATCCTTCGGTTGATGGAAATCTTTTGCCGGGAAGTCCTTATGCGGATGATAATAGTACTTTTACGAATGGCTATGTTGGGATTTGCCAATATCTAAAATCAGGAAACCGCAGCAACTCATGCGTTTTTGATGATTTTATCATCACCGAGCCAAATCAACCACCTACTTCCAATGCGGGTAAAGATGCTATGGCTTATGCAAATCAGGAAATAACTTTGGATGGAAGCGGCACAGATCCGGAAAACGCTTTCCTTACTTATAAATGGAAACAGATTTCCGGTCCAACCGTAACACTTTCAGACAATACGGCTGCAAAACCAACTTTCGAGCCTTCCAAAAGCGGAATATACAAATTCCAACTTATTGTAAATGATGGTAAGGATAGTAGTTTGCCTTCCAAAGTAACTGTTTTAATGCGAAATATCAGAAAAAAATAAATGAAACAAAATCAAAAAATATCATTTCTAAATTGGAGCAAAAAATCCAAAATCAAGATCATTTTTTTAAATGTTCTTGCTATTCTTATTTTCTCTCTTATTTATTGGCAACCAGCCTACGCAACCCATTTTGTTGCTCATGATAGTACAGAATATTCTATGCAAATTATTATTCCTTCGGGTGTTCCTACAATTGACGATGAGCCTCTTGTCATCGGCGACGAAATTGCTGTTTTCACCCAAAATGATTCTTGTGCGGGTATGATAGTTTGGGGAGGAACCACAGATACTCTAATTGCGTGGGGAAATACCATTGGGGATTCTGTTTTCATGCAAGGAGAAAATATAAGATATCGGTTATGGAGCCAATCTGCTGATGTGGAAGTAGCCGCCTTTGCCACTGAATCCTCCGGCGTTTCAATTTTCTATAATAATACAGTTACTGTCTTAAGTTCTTTGGACGGTTACAATACTTTTTTCAGCCTTAATCCGGGAATCAATCCAGACACCGCCCCTTACATGACAATCGTTGCCGGTTATTCAAATGTGCTTATTATCGGAAATAATATGGAGGTCGGAGATGAGATTGCAGTTTTTACCGAAAATGATATTTGTGCCGGTATTTTTCAATACACAGGTTCTTCCGGAAATATCCTTTTCAGAGCATATGGTAGTATGCCCGGTTTTTTTGAGGGCGAAAAATTAAATTTTCGCATGTGGGATTATTCAACCGGCATAGAATATTTGGGTGAACATATTATCGTTACCGCTGATGAAGGGTCGCTTTTTTATTATGATGGTATTACAACTGTGTTGAATCAATTGGAAGCAATTTCAGTCAGCTGGAAAATACTTGGCGATGTTACCGGAACTGTTACCGGAACTCATCCGGATAGCGTTTCAAATATGATAGTGATCAACACAACTCCCCCAAACCAATGGACACCGGATAATAGTTTCGTAATAGAAGCCTCATATATAAATTCCAATGTGATCCATGATTCTGTCTACATTGCCGGCATGGAGCAGATCGGCTTCACCACTCAAGAAATTCCGGATTATTGGGTTGGCAATACTGCTTTTTGGGATTTTAGCACATCGTCCATAAGTTGCAACAGCGATTCATATAATTTCATAATTATTTCTCAATATGAATCCCAACCACTTCCCGAGGAAACTGAAATTCATTTAACAATTATTAACGGCTCAATCCCGAATGGAACGATTGGAATGTGGGCAAATGATGCTACTTGTCAGAATCTTATCGCTTATCCTCGCACTCCGCCTGATTCGATAAAATACTTTTGCAATATTGATACAACCGAAATAAATGTGATCATGCAGGATAATGTAATGGCTCATGATATGGTTGATAATAACCACAATGGACTAACTGATGAAATCGGGGAAGGTATTGACCTTGCCAGACCTTTTGTGTATTATT
The DNA window shown above is from Candidatus Cloacimonadota bacterium and carries:
- a CDS encoding PorV/PorQ family protein, encoding MFIKKIIIISILFLFLAGYVQSDNSNQTAGAFLRIGPGARPLGMGKSYVAIANDVMGTYWNPAGMAFLRGTQVGFFYMPRAIQLKYMYATFVQNIGSLGTFGVSMTALNSSDIQGRDENEVLTDLFIDSETAISFSYGMAPAQNLAVGLNAKLIMNSLEAHKGSGMGFDAGFQYRPYPFFAFGFKAQDVFSSITWDTQSARKETIPMVLTPGVALTFKRITLSCDYELFRGEGEIHAGGELRLFNFLSIRLGYDGESMTFGLNLNSHLPMRGSILRTDYCSTQDAVTQNGLNGFSLAFSISKANAPNRPPIAIPGENKSAKIGEVVSIIGAGKDEDKDDTIQNYSWRQIAGSPVEISDYSNSTISFTPAEIGTYIFDLQVGDGKVKSEPEKVTIEVASENALNTENFPFGEKKLSWKGSHSNAECIIVEDSTMSKRGSYVGHFNNIGAKVFESATIGESRDDFSVSAKFYLEKPWNNDLVYRGFVIRAENVEGEISKSKSVKAYRYAFVRDGRQIKLDYFTDSWHDIKTFQKGKDYILNNSNWHTLRITLIGNKFYPSVDGNLLPGSPYADDNSTFTNGYVGICQYLKSGNRSNSCVFDDFIITEPNQPPTSNAGKDAMAYANQEITLDGSGTDPENAFLTYKWKQISGPTVTLSDNTAAKPTFEPSKSGIYKFQLIVNDGKDSSLPSKVTVLMRNIRKK